The Bacillus xiapuensis genome window below encodes:
- a CDS encoding NAD-dependent succinate-semialdehyde dehydrogenase has translation MYINGAWVDTEKKIEVVNPALNEVIAAVPEGGKEEAEQAADAAYVAFKQWSKLTAGERAAYLNEWYRLIDENKEEIGRIMTEEQGKPLPEAIGEVSYANSFISWYAEEGKRIYGETIPSSHPRKRLFVQKEPVGVIAAITPWNFPAAMITRKVAPALAAGCTAVIKPAEQTPLTAIRLMELAEEAGIPKGVLNLVTGDAQAIGEAWLKDGRVRKISFTGSTEVGKLLMRGAADTMKKVSFELGGHAPFIVTAHANIEKAAQNLIASKFRNAGQTCVCANRIYVHESMEAEFAEAFRTEVGKLKMGNGLEEGITVGPLIDEQAVAKVISQLEDAKQKGAEILIGGHQAKDQKGYFVEPTVLTRVTDDMMCMNEETFGPLAPVTTYQTNEEVIERANRSPYGLAAYVFSENISEAVEIAEGLEYGIIGLNDGLPSVAQAPFGGYKESGLGREGGHYGIEEFLEIKYISLGF, from the coding sequence ATGTATATTAACGGCGCATGGGTAGATACCGAAAAGAAAATTGAAGTAGTCAATCCAGCACTTAACGAAGTGATTGCAGCTGTGCCGGAGGGCGGAAAAGAGGAAGCCGAGCAGGCAGCGGATGCCGCTTACGTTGCCTTTAAGCAATGGTCAAAGCTGACAGCTGGCGAACGTGCGGCTTATTTAAATGAGTGGTACCGCTTAATTGATGAAAATAAAGAAGAAATTGGCAGGATTATGACGGAAGAGCAAGGAAAGCCGCTGCCGGAAGCAATCGGTGAAGTTAGCTACGCCAACAGTTTCATTTCTTGGTATGCAGAGGAAGGGAAACGGATTTACGGGGAGACAATTCCATCCTCTCATCCGCGTAAACGGCTGTTTGTGCAAAAAGAGCCGGTGGGTGTAATAGCAGCGATAACTCCTTGGAATTTTCCTGCCGCAATGATTACGAGAAAAGTAGCGCCGGCTTTAGCAGCAGGCTGCACAGCAGTGATTAAGCCAGCAGAACAAACGCCCTTAACAGCGATTCGGCTTATGGAGCTGGCGGAGGAAGCCGGCATTCCAAAAGGGGTGTTGAACTTGGTGACGGGAGATGCGCAAGCCATTGGCGAAGCGTGGCTGAAAGATGGCCGAGTGCGCAAAATTTCTTTCACGGGCTCCACTGAAGTTGGGAAACTATTAATGCGCGGCGCAGCTGATACGATGAAGAAAGTCTCCTTCGAACTGGGCGGGCATGCTCCGTTTATCGTCACCGCTCACGCCAATATTGAAAAAGCGGCGCAGAACCTGATCGCCTCCAAGTTCCGCAACGCCGGCCAAACATGCGTCTGCGCCAATCGCATTTATGTTCATGAATCAATGGAAGCTGAGTTTGCTGAAGCCTTTCGAACAGAAGTGGGCAAACTTAAAATGGGCAATGGTTTGGAGGAAGGCATCACCGTCGGCCCGCTGATTGATGAGCAAGCGGTGGCAAAGGTCATCAGCCAGCTTGAGGATGCCAAGCAAAAAGGGGCCGAAATTCTCATCGGCGGCCACCAGGCAAAAGATCAGAAAGGTTATTTTGTCGAGCCGACCGTATTAACCCGTGTCACAGATGATATGATGTGCATGAACGAGGAAACTTTCGGCCCATTGGCCCCGGTGACCACTTACCAAACAAATGAAGAAGTCATTGAACGCGCCAATCGTTCACCATACGGTCTAGCCGCCTATGTATTTAGCGAGAATATTTCAGAAGCCGTTGAAATCGCCGAAGGATTAGAATACGGCATTATTGGCTTAAATGACGGCTTGCCGTCTGTGGCTCAGGCTCCGTTCGGCGGTTATAAAGAAAGCGGTCTTGGTCGTGAAGGCGGTCATTACGGCATTGAGGAATTTTTGGAGATTAAATACATTTCTTTAGGATTTTAA